The DNA window GATGAGGGGTGCTCCAGCTTGGCACCGACGGCGATCCGTCCAACACCCCTCGACCGTCTCGGCGCTGCGCGCCGATCCACCTTCTCCCACAAGGGGAGAAGGTTGGCGCCACACCTGGCCGCGCTGCGACTTCCCGGGCATGGCAACAAACTTCATTGGAATGGTTCTGATGCCCACAGTCGCCCCGCTTGATCTCGAAGGCCATTGCATTGCCGCCGTCTTCCTTGGCGACGTGCCGCATTTCGCGCTGGCGGACGGCGCCGTCCATCGGCTCGACCATGGCCACAAGACGGTTCAGGCCAATGATGGGCTGCTGGCCGCCTTCCACGATGTCGCCAATGACCGGCTGATCACCGGCGGCGAGGACGGCAAGGTGTTTGCCGTGAAAGCGGGCGGCGAGGCCACCGAACTGACCAGTGCCGGAAAAAAGTGGATCACCAGCGTTGCTGCCGGGCCGCAGGGCGCCATCGCCTATGCGACGGGCAAGACCGCCTACGTGCGCTTTGCCGACGGCAAGACCAGGGAATTCGTCCATCCGCGTTCGGTCGAGGGACTGGCCTTCTCGCCCAAGGGCATGCGCTTCGGCGTTGCCCGCTACAATGGCGCGACGCTGCATTTCCCGGCCGCCGAAGGCAAGCCGGTGGAGCTCGAATGGGCCGGCGCCCACACCGGCGTCACCTTCTCGCCGGACGGCGCCTTCCTCGTCACCACCATGCAGGAAAATGCATTGCACGGCTGGAAGCTCGCCGACGGCAAGCACATGCGCATGACCGGCTATCCCGGCAAGGTCAAAAGCCTGTCGTGGAGCGTGAAAGGCAAATGGCTGGCGAGTTCCGGCGCGCCGGCGGCGATTGTCTGGCCGTTTTCAGGCAAGGACGGTCCAATGGGCAAGGCGCCGCTGGAACTCGGCACGCGCGGCAACGCCATGGTGACGGCTGTCGCCTGCCACCCGAGCCAGGATGTCGTCGCCGTCGGCTATGATGACGGCATGGTGATGGCGGTGCGTTTTGCCGACGCCAAGGAAGTGCTGTTGCGACGACCGGGCAAGGGCGCCATCACCTCGATGATGTGGGACAAGGAAGAACGCCGCGTCGCGTTCGGCAGTGCGGCCGGCGACTGCGGCGTCATCGACATCACGGTCTGAACTCACCGCGCTCGCGCGGCCAGCCGAAGAGGTTTGCGCCGCAGCGACAGCCCGTCGCGCATGTTGAGCGACAGCAGTGCGATATTCGTCGCGCCGGCCGCCAGTTCGATCGTCTGAACGATTGTGAAAAGGCTGTCGAAGCGACCGGCCGCGGCAAGGCTGCTGAGCAGGAAGGCCGAGGGCACGAGCACCAGCAATCCGTTGGCGGCGATGATGCGCATGCGCCATTTCTTGCGCGCCACGACCGGGCTCTTCCAGCCCTTGCCGAGCGAAAAGCCTGACGCGCCGGCAATGATCATCGCCGGAATGAGCACCGCCATGCCGGCCAGCACACAGTTTTTGACAATTGTGATCGCCGCCGCGTCGCCAAGCAGTTCAACCGCGGCCGTCGACAGCCAGAAAGCCGAAACCGTGATGAGCGCTATGGCGCCCGCCGCTGCATGAATCCTGGTTTTCATTTTAATCTCCATAGCAAGCTATATATCATTGCATAGCATGCTATTCAACTATTATCTGGCGAGCATGGCATTTCAGAAGGAACGATCCGCCGGATTCCTGGCCAACCACATGGCGCGGTTGTTTGCCAACGGGCTGCAGCAGCGCATCCGGCCGCTTGGCCTGGCGCCAGCCCAGTTCATGACGCTGCTGGCGCTGTGGGACGAAGATGGCCTGACGCAACGCGAACTCGTGCAGCGTCTCAACGTGGAACAGGCGACGATGGCCAACACGCTGATCCGTATGGAACGTGACGGGCTGATCGAACGACGCCTGCACCCCGAAGACGGGCGCTCGCAGTCGATCCATCTCACCGCGAAAGCCGTTGGCCTGCGCGAACCGGCGACGCAGGCCGCGCGTTTGCAGAACGAGGCGGCACTGACCGGCTTCAGCGAGGACGAGCGGCTGATGTTTCTCGACCTGATGCGACGCGCCATCGCCTCGATGCAGGCAGGCTGACACAGCCGATCGGCGAGCCTACTCAGCCCCGCACGACACCTTGCCCGTCAACTCCGCCGGCTTGCCGTCCTTGTCCACGTCGGCGGCATTGTCATAGACGGCAAGCGTGTACTGCCCGTCATAGACGCCTTCGTCGCTGGTCTTGGTCAGGATCGTCAGTTCGACCGAGTTGTAGGTTTGCACGGCCTTATGCTCGCTATAGACGTTCAGCCGCAATTCCTTGCCGTCGAGCCAGTATTGCGTCAGGTTCGAATCCTCGAAGACGGTTTTGCGCAGGCTGTCGCCGGCAGGCCTGCCTAAAATTTCGAGATCGCCGCGAAAATTGAACGTCGGCCCACCCATGCCCCTTGTGACGCCGGCTTCGACCTCGAACTTCACCGCCGTGTCATCGGCAGAACACCAGATTCCGCCCGAGGCCAGGGCTGTGCCGGTCGACAAGAACAGGCCCAATCCGCAGATAGTCGTCCGCATTTTCTCTCACCCCCGTTGTCTCCCGTATTGACGCTCACTTCATCGGCAGGGTCAAGCGCCGCCGCCCACGCACCGGCTGAGCCAATGCAGGGCAGACGCGCGGCCAATTGCGGTTGCCGACGTGGATTGGCTAAGAGGGACCAGCCAGAGGGGTTTTCATGCACAGCAGCGACAGTTCAAAGACCATCGGCGGTATCAGCCGAGACCGCATCGCAGAATTGCGCGACACCGAGGGGGCGGCCTTCCGCAAGGCGCGGCCAAGGTCGCAAGCCAAGGCCGGCAACGGCCTGCCCGGCTTCTTCGGCGGCGTGCCAATGCACTGGATGAACGACTGGCCGACGCCGTTTCCGATCCTGGTCGATAGCGCCAAAGGCGCGACCATCACCGACATCGATGGTATCAGGCTCGACGATTTCTGCCTTGGCGACACCGGCTCGATGTTCGGCCATTCGCCGCCGCCGGTGGCGCGCGCCATCCGCCGTCAGGCAGGACGGGGCCTGACCTATATGCTGCCCTCGGAAGACGCGCTCGCCATCGGGCCGCTGCTGCAGCAGCGTTTCGGCCTGCCGTTCTGGCAGATCGCGACGACTGCAACCGACGCCAACCGCGTTGCGCTGCGCGTGGCCCGCGCCATCACCGGCCGGGAGAAAATTCTGGTCTTCAATGGCTGCTATCACGGCTCGGTCGACGAGACGATGGTGAGGCTGATCGACGGCAAGCCCGTCAACCGGCCGGGGCTGGCGGGCGAGTTCCGCGACCTGACCCGCACGGCCAAGGTCATCGAGTTCAACGATGTTTCAGCACTCGAAGCCGCGCTCAGGGACAAGGATGTCGCTTGCGTCATTGCCGAGCCGGTGCTGACCAATTCCTGCATGGTGCTGGCCGATCCGGGCTACCATGACGCACTGCGCAGACTGACGCGCCAAGCCGGTACACTGCTTCTGATCGACGAGACGCATACGATCTCGACCGGCCCCGGCGGCTACACGAGGAAGTATGGTCTCGACCCGGACTTCTTCGTGCTAGGCAAGCCGATTGCCGGCGGTGTGCCGGCAAGTGTGTGGGGCATGAGCGACGACGTCGCTTCGCGCTATGCCAACTACAACAGGACCAAGGAACCAGGCTATTCCGGTATGGGCACGACGCTCTCGGCCAATCCGCTGCAGTTCGCGGCGATGCGCGCCACGCTCGAAGAGGTGATGACCAGTGAGAATTATGACCGGATGGATCATCTGGCGCGGCGGCTCGATGCCGGGCTGACCGGCGTGATCGACCGCCACCGCCTGCCCTGGCATGTTTCGCGCGTCGGCGCCCGCGTCGAGTTCATCTGCGCGCCCGGCCCGTTGAGGAATGGCGCCGAGGCGGAAGTGGCGCATGCACCGGAACTGGAGGCCGCCATCCATGTCGCGCTGGTCAATCGCGGCGTGCTGATCGCACCCTTCCACAACATGATGCTGATCTCGCCGGCGACGTCAGGTGCCCAGGTCAACCGGCTGATCACCGCCTTCGGCGCGGTTGCGGCAAAGCTTGCGGCGTGAGACAAGCGGCGATGGACCACCCCAATGCCATGATGACCTCACCTTCGGGCTCGACATCAGCCGAGGCGCAAGCCTTTCTCGACGCCTATCCCGAGATCGAAGCCTTCGATATCGTGCTGACCGACGCCAATGGCGTCGGCCGTGGCAAGATCGTGCGCCGGCATG is part of the Mesorhizobium loti genome and encodes:
- a CDS encoding aspartate aminotransferase family protein — encoded protein: MHSSDSSKTIGGISRDRIAELRDTEGAAFRKARPRSQAKAGNGLPGFFGGVPMHWMNDWPTPFPILVDSAKGATITDIDGIRLDDFCLGDTGSMFGHSPPPVARAIRRQAGRGLTYMLPSEDALAIGPLLQQRFGLPFWQIATTATDANRVALRVARAITGREKILVFNGCYHGSVDETMVRLIDGKPVNRPGLAGEFRDLTRTAKVIEFNDVSALEAALRDKDVACVIAEPVLTNSCMVLADPGYHDALRRLTRQAGTLLLIDETHTISTGPGGYTRKYGLDPDFFVLGKPIAGGVPASVWGMSDDVASRYANYNRTKEPGYSGMGTTLSANPLQFAAMRATLEEVMTSENYDRMDHLARRLDAGLTGVIDRHRLPWHVSRVGARVEFICAPGPLRNGAEAEVAHAPELEAAIHVALVNRGVLIAPFHNMMLISPATSGAQVNRLITAFGAVAAKLAA
- a CDS encoding WD40 repeat domain-containing protein, with amino-acid sequence MPTVAPLDLEGHCIAAVFLGDVPHFALADGAVHRLDHGHKTVQANDGLLAAFHDVANDRLITGGEDGKVFAVKAGGEATELTSAGKKWITSVAAGPQGAIAYATGKTAYVRFADGKTREFVHPRSVEGLAFSPKGMRFGVARYNGATLHFPAAEGKPVELEWAGAHTGVTFSPDGAFLVTTMQENALHGWKLADGKHMRMTGYPGKVKSLSWSVKGKWLASSGAPAAIVWPFSGKDGPMGKAPLELGTRGNAMVTAVACHPSQDVVAVGYDDGMVMAVRFADAKEVLLRRPGKGAITSMMWDKEERRVAFGSAAGDCGVIDITV
- a CDS encoding MarR family transcriptional regulator produces the protein MAFQKERSAGFLANHMARLFANGLQQRIRPLGLAPAQFMTLLALWDEDGLTQRELVQRLNVEQATMANTLIRMERDGLIERRLHPEDGRSQSIHLTAKAVGLREPATQAARLQNEAALTGFSEDERLMFLDLMRRAIASMQAG